The following proteins are co-located in the Dehalococcoides mccartyi 195 genome:
- a CDS encoding type IV pilus modification PilV family protein → MRRKLLRRQKGFSLIEVLVALAILGLIGVAFLTALNTAVKAVSIANVRTTSESYAKSTMEQLKSFSYIKADDGSVADYVFLSPSDTSFIISTYNRDGNLIQNKIYGIPWDVATNNQSITDKGIQKITIVVQHNEGGINKIIFTLIDYVTQR, encoded by the coding sequence ATGAGAAGAAAGCTGCTTCGGCGTCAAAAGGGGTTTTCCCTGATTGAGGTGCTTGTGGCACTGGCTATACTGGGGCTCATCGGGGTGGCTTTTCTGACTGCCCTCAATACAGCCGTAAAAGCGGTATCCATAGCCAATGTGCGCACCACTTCCGAAAGTTATGCCAAGAGCACTATGGAACAGTTGAAGAGCTTTTCATATATAAAGGCGGATGACGGCTCAGTAGCGGATTATGTCTTCCTCAGCCCGTCTGACACTTCCTTTATCATCAGCACCTATAACCGGGACGGCAACCTGATACAAAACAAGATTTACGGTATTCCCTGGGATGTGGCTACCAATAACCAAAGCATCACGGATAAAGGTATCCAGAAGATAACTATAGTTGTACAGCACAATGAGGGCGGGATAAACAAGATTATCTTTACCCTTATAGACTATGTGACACAGAGATGA
- a CDS encoding PulJ/GspJ family protein translates to MKIKLLKYRQKQGGFTLVELLVALAITGLIMAGLTTSVFQLFTITQRSSDHMTIIRHLDITSSWLSNDIQMANEQPEWDSGTHTLTIRQTRSLADPTDPESAITDYIITYTYNTATGTLTRTQLRLLDNSTQISLIAEYVSGIMYEDELASNEQSGAVDIKIIITLNTQTEERILHIKPRISST, encoded by the coding sequence ATGAAAATAAAGCTGCTGAAATACCGCCAAAAACAGGGCGGCTTTACTCTGGTAGAGCTGCTGGTTGCCCTGGCTATTACCGGTCTTATCATGGCAGGTTTGACTACCAGTGTCTTCCAGCTGTTTACCATTACCCAGCGAAGCAGTGACCATATGACTATTATCCGCCATCTGGATATTACCAGCAGCTGGCTGTCTAACGATATTCAGATGGCCAACGAACAGCCCGAATGGGATTCGGGTACCCATACTTTGACTATTAGACAGACAAGGTCACTGGCAGACCCTACTGACCCGGAGTCTGCCATAACCGATTACATAATTACCTACACCTATAATACGGCTACCGGTACACTTACCAGAACCCAGCTGAGGCTGCTGGACAATTCCACCCAGATAAGCCTCATTGCCGAGTATGTTAGTGGTATAATGTATGAAGATGAACTGGCATCAAATGAACAAAGCGGTGCCGTAGATATTAAAATAATAATAACCTTAAATACCCAGACTGAAGAAAGAATATTGCACATTAAACCAAGGATAAGCAGCACCTAA
- a CDS encoding pilus assembly PilX family protein, translating into MKNLISISRKLRNQQGQALVIALVFLGIGALTLPPLMTLMGSALVQGTTFENRTAGLYAADAGIEQAIWYLDPENSPLIPGGLPANTGESRTLPGISIDGRTVSVTLAYLTEDTYQIVSTSASPTETISVTAVVSDTYNNYTDIMNHVMTSKGEITVKAGDYEVNYPSEDNAPIEYYTGAWPSANELSSFYYVNTTPYASDTLNLANYPAGILEILRLGTLNIVATSTSTYTLTGDIYITGDTLIGKTGHDFTLDLNGHSIYVQSNTLGNQYALEIGGKCTLTGSGSIIAEGNIFFYPNISSTEDDYIFVLSVNGKTLMQPGGDFHGTLAGSTEVELKNGSITYASPFDEYGNYKIDFPGSGLSHFWGIITWSIS; encoded by the coding sequence ATGAAGAATTTAATAAGCATAAGCAGAAAACTCAGAAACCAGCAGGGACAGGCACTGGTTATTGCCCTTGTGTTCCTGGGTATAGGGGCGCTTACCCTGCCCCCGCTGATGACGCTCATGGGTTCGGCCCTAGTGCAGGGGACTACCTTTGAAAACCGGACTGCCGGACTTTATGCCGCAGATGCCGGTATAGAGCAGGCTATCTGGTATCTGGACCCGGAAAACAGCCCCCTGATACCCGGCGGTTTGCCGGCGAATACCGGCGAAAGCCGCACCCTGCCCGGTATCTCTATAGACGGGCGGACGGTGAGCGTAACTTTAGCCTACCTTACGGAGGATACCTACCAGATTGTATCCACCTCCGCCAGCCCCACTGAAACTATCAGTGTGACTGCGGTAGTCAGTGACACCTATAATAACTATACGGACATAATGAATCACGTCATGACTTCTAAAGGGGAGATAACTGTTAAAGCCGGAGATTACGAGGTGAATTACCCTTCTGAAGATAATGCCCCTATTGAATATTATACCGGTGCATGGCCTAGTGCTAATGAACTATCTTCTTTTTATTATGTAAACACCACTCCGTATGCTTCAGATACCCTGAATCTGGCAAATTACCCGGCTGGCATTCTGGAAATACTGCGGTTGGGTACACTGAACATCGTAGCTACCTCAACCTCCACTTACACGCTAACCGGGGATATCTACATAACCGGTGACACCTTAATAGGTAAAACAGGACATGATTTTACCTTAGACCTGAATGGTCACTCTATATACGTACAGAGTAACACACTCGGAAATCAATATGCTTTGGAAATCGGAGGGAAATGCACTCTAACCGGCTCGGGAAGCATTATTGCTGAAGGTAATATCTTTTTCTACCCAAATATAAGTTCCACCGAAGATGATTACATATTTGTCCTCTCAGTAAACGGTAAAACCTTAATGCAACCTGGTGGTGATTTCCATGGCACTCTGGCTGGTTCAACTGAAGTTGAACTTAAAAACGGTTCTATAACATATGCAAGCCCGTTTGACGAATACGGGAACTACAAAATAGATTTTCCCGGCAGCGGTCTCAGCCACTTCTGGGGGATAATAACCTGGAGCATTAGCTAA